The Antarcticibacterium flavum genome contains the following window.
TTCTTTCTGAAAGGTTGCGCGACAAGATTGATGGATTAACCTCAGTTCCTATTGTGCTTGCAATGAGATATGGCAAACCCAATATTAAGTCGGGACTGCAGGAGCTTAAGGATAAGGGGGTAGATGAGGTCCTTATTTTTCCTTTATATCCACAGTTTGCTATGGCTACTACAGAGACAATTCTTGTCCTGGCTGAAAAGCTTAGAAAAGAACATTTTCCTGAAATGTCCTTTACATCTGTTCCTGCATTCTATAACCATCCAGATTATATAAGGGTACTCTCGAATAGTATAGCTGAGAGGCTTAAAGGGATAGATTTTCAACACCTCCTTTTTTCCTATCACGGGGTGCCAGAGAGGCATATCAAGAAAAGCGATGTTACCAAATCCCATTGCCAGATAGATGGATCATGCTGCAAGACCCCATCTGCAGCACATCAATTTTGTTACAGGCACCAGTGTTACGAAACCACCAGGTTGGTGGCAGAATACCTGGAGTTAAAGGAAAACACATATAGCGTTTCCTTTCAGTCGCGATTAGGTTTTGACCCATGGCTTCAACCTTATACCGACAGGACCATTGAGAGGTTCGGTAAACAGGGGATGAAAAAACTGGCTATAGTTACCCCTGCTTTTGTGAGCGATTGTCTGGAAACCCTTGAAGAGATCGCCATGGAGGGGGAAGAGATCTTCCACGAAGTGGGAGGTAAGGAATTCACCGTTGTGCCCTGTCTCAATGATCGCGACGACTGGTCTCAAGTCCTTTCCCGCTGGATAGACGAGTGGGCTTTATCCAAACCTGTAGAGGTATAGCATAATGGCAGGGAATGATGCCGCGGTACTGGGAAAGGAACCTATAGGAAAATTGCTCATAGGCCAGGCGGTACCTGCATCTGTTGGCATTCTTGTCATGTCCCTCAACATTCTGGTCGATACGATCTTTGTTGGTAACTGGATTGGCTCTATTGCCATTGCAGCTATCAATGTAGTACTTCCGGTCTCTTTTTTCATAGCAGCATTGGGAATGGCTATAGGAATTGGAGGATCCTCGGTGATCTCCAGGGCGCTTGGCGCCGGAAACAGGGCGAGGGCCCAAAGAACCTTTGGTAATCAAATTACCTGGACCCTTCTACTTACCATTGGAATGGTCATAGTTGGCCTGTACTTCCGGGATTCGCTAATTCCTGCCTTTGGTGGTAAAGGTGATATTTTTGAACCCGCCAGGATCTATTATACCATTGTACTTTATGGAGTCCCTTTCCTTGCACTTTGTATGATGGGGAATACAGTTATTCGTGCAGAG
Protein-coding sequences here:
- the hemH gene encoding ferrochelatase produces the protein MSKGVLLVNLGSPDSTDPKDVKKYLDEFLMDERVIDVPLWARNIIVRGIVLNTRPKKSAEAYQKIWWDEGSPLIVLSERLRDKIDGLTSVPIVLAMRYGKPNIKSGLQELKDKGVDEVLIFPLYPQFAMATTETILVLAEKLRKEHFPEMSFTSVPAFYNHPDYIRVLSNSIAERLKGIDFQHLLFSYHGVPERHIKKSDVTKSHCQIDGSCCKTPSAAHQFCYRHQCYETTRLVAEYLELKENTYSVSFQSRLGFDPWLQPYTDRTIERFGKQGMKKLAIVTPAFVSDCLETLEEIAMEGEEIFHEVGGKEFTVVPCLNDRDDWSQVLSRWIDEWALSKPVEV